CACCCCCTGATCCGGGATGAAATTGATTTGCTTGCACCGTGATCGCGTTCCATTGTCCCCTCTCCCCCTGTGGGACTCGGAGAGCTGCGGAGCAGAGAGGGAGGGACTCGCAGAGCGGCGCAGCTGAGGAGCGAAGCGACGGAAGGGTGAGGGGGCCACCGGGCGACTCCGAATGACCTGGAATCACCTGAATCACGTATGACCCGGCGGGGACCGTGCCCGCACCACGGCCCGGCAGGCGCGGCAGCGACTACACTGTTCACCCGATGCGTTTCGCGCTGTTTCCTGCCCTGCTGCTCATGACCGCCTGCGCGCCCACCCTGACCGTGCAGTCCACCCGCACCCCAGCCCTGAACGTGCAGGGGGCCGCGCCTGACGTCGTGATTCTGTCCGTCGCGGGGCGCTGCGGCGTGCCGTGCGTCGCCCCGCGTGACAACTGGGCGTACCTGGGTTCGCGCGGCACCGTGGACCGCGTCGCGCAGGAATTCGAGGCGGCTGGCATGAGCGTCCAGGCTGCGAACTACGCCAGCAGTCCCCTGTCCGAATTCACCTCGGGCCTCACCGGAACGCCGCAGCGCGGGTACGCGGCGCTGTTGCACGACCTGGACGCCCTGCGCGCCACCTGGGGGGCCGACGCGCCCCGCCTCGTGCTGCTGGGGCACTCGCAGGGCGTCGCGTGGCTGCACCAGCTGACCCGCGACCGGCCCGACGTGCCCTTCGCCGCGCAGATCGACCTGGACGGCATCTGCCTGGGCTGGAAGACCGACTTCGGACCGCTGATCCGCACCACCGACCCGTTCTCCCCCCTGAGTGCCTGCGACACCCTGACCGTCGCCGGGCAGCGCGTGAACGGCAAGGACGTCGTGTGGCCGAACGTCGCGCGCGGCATCGAGGTGCAGAGCAAACGCCTCCCCAGGCGAGGCGCGGCCAACGGGTTCGCCGTGAACTACCTCTTCGAGGTGGAGGGCAACGTGCGCCTGGACGGCACCACGCGCGGCCTGACCCGCTTCGTGTCGCCCCGCGAGGACCACAGCGCCGTCACCTACCCCGGCAGCGACGCCATGACCTGGGTCGCCGGGCAGGTCCGCGCCCTGACGCAGGACTGGACGCAGGGCACGCACACGCCCTGAGCAGGCAGTGAACGTCAGTCCTGCAGCTGGAGGTCCGCCAGCCACGCCTGCGCCGCCTGCGCGTCCTGCACGGTCGCGCCGCGTTCTGGCGGGAACCACGCCAGCAGCGCCCTGAGGGCCGCGCCGCGCGGCGCTCCCTCGCTGAAGATCACCTTGTGATCCCCGTCATGCAGGTGCAGCAGGCCCACCGGGTCCCCCTCGCGCACCGTGCCCACCAGCAGCGGCTCGCCCAGCCACACGGCGTCCACCTCGGCATTGTCTGCCGGGTTCAGCGTGCCGGGCAGGCAGCCGTAATTCACGGGCGCCTCCCGCGCCTCGACCCGCAGGGGTTCCAGCCGACCGTCGCGCCACACGAAGCGTTCGCGTTGCCCCGCCGTCCACTCGACGACGCCACGCCACGCCCTCACGGTTTCACCTCGTACAGTTCCACCTGCCGCAGGACCGTCCCGCCGAAGGACAGCACCGCCCGGTACGCGCCCTTCTCGGGGGCGCGCAGGCTGAACGTCGCGGCCCGCTGCGTGTCGTCCAGGTACACGCTGTCCGTGCCGATGGCCTGGGAGCCGTTGAACCACGCGACACTCAGGAATCCGGGCGTGATCGGACCGTCCACCTGGGCGCGCAGCAGCAGCGTCTCGCCGTCGCGGGTCAGGGTCGCGCCGGTCACGCGCGCCGGGAGTTCCGGCTGGATCTGGCCGGGAATCAGCGGCACGAAGTTGTAGCGGCACCCCGCCAGGGCGGGGCACAGCAGCGCGAGCAGGAGCAGGGAACGCCTCACGCTGTCCATGCTACCCGCCCGCGCCGAGGGTACGTTCAGGGCAGTCGGTGCGCCTCAATGAAGTCGATGACGGCCTGCCGGGTGCCGCCCAGGAACGTCAGGGGGCGCGCCATGGCCGCGATGATCGTGATGTGCCCCAGTTTCGGCAGCACAGTCCGCGTGACGGGGATGCCCGCACGCTTCAGGGCCTCTTCCATGTTCAGGGCGTTCTGCGGGTACACCGTGTCGTCGTCCGCCGCGACGAGCAGCAGGTGGGGCGGCGCGTCGGCGCGCACGTGCCGGTCGGGCATGACCTCGTCCGGGGTGGCGCCGACCGGGAAGGCCTTCGCGCTGGAGAACTGCCGGAAGTCGTACGAGTACGGCCCGGCCACGCCGATCACGCCGCGGATCGCGCTGACCGGTACG
This region of Deinococcus sp. JMULE3 genomic DNA includes:
- a CDS encoding inorganic diphosphatase translates to MRAWRGVVEWTAGQRERFVWRDGRLEPLRVEAREAPVNYGCLPGTLNPADNAEVDAVWLGEPLLVGTVREGDPVGLLHLHDGDHKVIFSEGAPRGAALRALLAWFPPERGATVQDAQAAQAWLADLQLQD